TATGAAAATCAGAACTGATCTTCTCTTAACAATCCATGGAAACACCTTGCCTTGTATGCTTAAGTGTTAGGAGCTAAGTAGTTcatctgtgtgtattgtgtacttACCACCTGGCCTTCATTGTGAATGTTTTGGTTCTTTAGCTGTTGAGTTCTATGTAAATAGTCTGGTTTGTGCGTGAGAGAGATTCAAGCTGTGTGTGTAATAGTAGACTGTGTTTGCAGGGCCTAGATATGTACGTGTTCGCTGATATTGTGTGtttttgatgggggggggggggggggggggtgctaaaGTGTGTTGGTATTGTATACTCTGTTTGGAATTCCATTCACAGCTACCAGACAGGAACGCTACAAGTGTGGCCTCTCCAAGCCATGTCCCGAGGGACACTTCTCCTTTAAGATGGCCAGCGGAGCAGCCAGTGTTGTCGGTCCCAAAATCTGCCTGGAGGACAACATGTAAGAGACATGATAGACCCATAATAACAGTACAACTAAAGACCCACATCCCTCAACTTATATTAACAGTACAACCAAAGACCCACATCCATCTCAACCTATAATAACAGTACAACTAAAGACCCACATCCCTCTCAACCCATAATAACAGTACAACTAAAGACCCACATCCCTCAACTTATATTAACAGTACAACCAAAGACCCACATCCATCTCAACCTATAATAACAGTACAACTAAAGACCCACATCCCTCTCAACCCATAATAACAGTACAACTAAAGACCCACATCCCTCAACTTATATTAACAGTACAACCAAAGACCCACATCCATCTCAACCTATAATAACAGTACAACTAAAGACCCACATCCCTCTCAACCCATAATAACAGTACAACTAAAGACCCACATCCCTCAACTTATATTAACAGTACAACTAAAGACCCACATCCCTCAACCTATAATAACAGTACAACCAAAGACCCACATCCATCTCAACCTATAATAACAGTACAACCAAAGACCCACATCCCTCAACTTATATTAACAGTACAACTAAAGACCCACATCCCTCTCAACCCATAATAACAGTACAACCAAAGACCCACATCCCTCTCAACCCATAATAACAGTACAACCAAAGACCCACATCCCTCTCAACCTATATTAACAGTACAACCAAAGACCCACATCCCTCTCAACCTATATTAACAGTACAACCAAAGACCCACATCCCTCTCAACCTATATTAACAGTACAACCAACGGCCCACCCCCTCTTAACCTATATTAACAGTACAACCAATAACCCACCCCCTCTTAACCTATATTAACAGTACAACCAACAACCCACCCCCTCTTAACCTATATTAACAGTACAGCCAATAACCCACCCCCTCTTAACCTATATTAACAGTACAACCAACAACCCACCCCCTCTTAACCGATACACAGGGGCCTAATTAGAAACAAGTATTTTAAATAAGACATGTTTTATCCCCCCCCGCGCAAAAAAATAACCTTGCACTTGACTTTTCCTTCTAGCACTGACTTTACTGATTACTACTTTTTATTTTGAAAGAATTTACAGCACTTACTATGACTGTTATGTggtgtctcacctagctatcttaagatgaatgtgcAACTGTAAGTAGctgtggataagagcatctgctaaatgactaaaaggtCTATTGCCAGGTAGAAATCTAGAGTGCAAGGCTGACACAATAGGATATTCTACAACACAATTATCCATGTCTGTTCTACAGGATGCATTTCTGTTCTTATTTTATAGATTCCTAGACAGACTCGCATAGACCGGTATGAACTAGATCGTAACTGAGATGGAGATTCAATTTAAACATGCCTCTAGCAACCTGTTGACTGTTAACCCTCTATTTAATTAACTGTTGACTGACTCTTGTGGCATTCTGCATCCGCGCTATTGAAATCCAATTCCTCAGGCATTGCTTCAAGGGAATCAAGTCTGGTTCAGAATAAGTATTTTATTTGTGTGTCGACGCTATACGACCAGGGTGTGACAAGTCTCAGTGCAGTGGTACACGCCCGGGAACAAAGACAAGGATGGGACTAACCTAAACACAAAGTACCCAATAAAATACATGCAGGCTCACTGTCACACAATGCTTAATTTGTCCTTTCAGATTGATGAGTGGAGTCAAGAACAACGTGGGCAGAGGAATTAACATCGCCCTGGTTAACGGTAAACTAGCCTTGTCACTGCTACATGCCATAGACAAACAGTACTTCTCCTTGTAGTCAAATCAGATGTTTTACATGACTACATCTGTGAGTAATATGACAATTGAAAATGACATCTGGTGTGTGAAACATTTACTTTGTTCAGGGATTGGCAGCTCGAGTCCTTCGAGGATGTGTAGAGTGCCTAGATGgctgttagtgctgggctggaacaaaagcctgcatagaACATGGCCCTGGACTgtagttgcccatccctgccttgGTTAACTACTTCAATACTAACCCGTCCATACCGCTgttcatatacactgagtgtacaaaacattaagaacacaattcctgcctcccgggtggcgcagtggttcagagtccctgggttcgcgcccaggctctgtcgtaaccggccgcgaccgggaggtccgttgggcgacgcacaattggcctagcgtcgtccgggttagggagggattggtcggtagggatctccttgtctcatcgcgcaccagcgactcctgtggcgggccgggcgcagtgcgcgctagccaaggttgccaggtgtacggtgtttcctccgacacattggtgcggctggcttccgggttggatgcgcgctgtgttaagaagcagtacggctggttgggttgtgtatcggaggacgcatgacattcagccttcgtctctcccgagcccgtacgggagttgtagcaatgagacaagatagtagctactacaacaattggataccacgaaattggggagaaaagggggtaaaattcacaaaaaaaacactattcctaatattgagttgcacccccttttgccctcagaacagcctcaatttgacggggcatggactctacaatgtgtcaaaagtgttccacagggatgttcaCTCCAATgtgtcccacagttgtcaagttggcttgatgtcatttgggtagtggaccattcttgatacacacaggaaacttggTGTGACaaacccagcagggttgcagttcttgacacaaatcgctgcgcctggcacttactatcataccccgttcaaaggcatttaaatatttCTCTTGCCAATTCACCTTCTAaatggcaaacatacacaattaaaaatccttatttgacctgtacactgattgaagtggatttaacaggtgacatcaataagggatcatagctttcacctggattcacctggtcagtgtcaCGGAaagaggtgttcttaatgttttgtacactcagtgtaaacaGTACTTTCCATTGTCATTGAATGTACTATAATTCACTATTCATGATAGGAGTTAGCCTGCGATCGTACATTAGCTTGTCGTGAACAAGTTGTTTGTTCTCCACAGGAAAGACAGGGGACCTCATCAAGACAGACTACTTTGACATGTGGGCGGGAGGTGAGGCCTTAGTTTCAGTTAGATTTCCCGTGTTTCCGTGTCATGGAGTGCCTCTTGACTAGGCAGGCGGACCAGGCAAACCAGTCTTGTACCTGTGTATTTGTTGTGTGTGCAGATGTCAACACGCTCATCACATTCCTGAAGACTATTGAAGAAGGAACAGTAGTGATGATGGCCACGTTTGACGATTCGGCCTCCAAGTAGGTGTTCTGAACTGAAAAAACTTCTCCGTGAACTCTTAGATTATAATTTTAAGCTTAGGCAAATACTTCAGTTAAGTGTCTTGATCAATCTGTTTCGTTCCTCCAGGGGCTGAATTGAACCCTTGTAGAATTGACAAATGACTATCACCTAAATAAACCTGTTAACTGACTGCGGGGAAATGTAAATGAATTTCGCCCTAACTGCTGATATTAAAGGAGTCACCAATTACTGATGTATAACAATGGTGACTAAGAGCAAAGGTTAAAGTAAAGGAAAGAGTGGAAGGTAGAGATATTTAAGTCTACAGACTCTCAATGACATTCTAGCTGTGTATTCACTAGCAAAAGGGGAggaactacctgaacttgtccaataagaaacgtttTATTTTTGTGTTGAGacattttgctacggtgtgcacaAATGAATACGACCCTGCTTTGTGGTCCACAGGCTGAACGACGAGTCCAAGAAGATGATTGGTGAACTTGGAAGTTCCAGCATCAGCACATTAGGTTTCAGGGACAACTGGATCTTTGTGGGAGGCAAAGGGATCAAGACCAAGAGTCCCTTTGAGGAGGTAacttcccccccacacacacacacactttttaaatCTTTATCCTCCTTAACCTGGTTTGTTCACATTTTTCCCTTTTGGTCTGTTCACAACAGGACTTTTTCACCTCTCCCCGTTGAAATATCATGGCTTCAGTGAAGCACAACTGAGAGAACTTTGTCTATAGAAATATATAGTACCTAGAACACACCATTTATCATGATACAGATTCATTTCCCAGCCCTGTCATAAAGACTTGTGCGCGCTGTTCTGCTTCAGAAATGGGCATGTTTTATATTGGAGTCGATACAATAACTTGTAAAACTGCACCTGGATGTCCTCATCAACAACCCTCagactcaactctggacctccaaGCCAGTCCCACTGCATTTTGTTCATTGTTCCtgtctaatcagggactgatttagactcGGGACACGGTGTgcgtgtgtgcaattaattatcaggtagaacagaaccaGCAGACTCAGGACCTTGTAGGTAAGAGTTGAACACCCCTGGTCTACAATGTCGCAGATGTCATCGGAGGATTGATTACCTAGAGAGGCAAGGTGAAATGTCCCAAATGGAGCTAGATGAAGCCAGAACAATAATCTACTTGTTGAGCATAGCTATAGCCTTCAGTCTGGTGTTCATGGTCAGTTTGTCAAGGTCCCAACATCAGCGTATAACTCtcttgcaacaaggcacttagaCGCGAGAATGCACTCGAACGTGACGTTTGTTTGTAAACTAAAAATTGCTTTATCAGACATGTAAAACACAGCCGCTCCATGATTTAGTTTTTGTCCTTTACAGTTCTGAACTATTGATTTCATTATCTGAGTTTTACCAGAGAAGCCAATTTTGAGAATACTGTCTTTTTACATTTCCATCTGACCCTTGAACATGTTCTCCCAGAGTGAACAGGCACTCCTTCAATATTGACTTTCCATCCTCCCTTATGTGTTCTTGGGACATTGTTTGTGATCGCTGTGCCGGTACACACACAGCCTTATCAGACAAGAGGGGCCATGCAATATGCTTCCCAAATGGTGTCCTATTCCCTTGTAGTGCACAAAACacttgcactatatagggaataggctgccatttgggatgctgacatTGGGTCTAATTCaaaacctctgtctctgtctctacagcacATAAAGAACAACGCCGACACCAACAAGTACGAGGGCTGGCCCGAGGTGCTGGAGATGGAAGGCTGCATACCCCAAAGACAGGAGTGATCTTTTCACTTCAACCCTCGATCGGCCATCTCCGGTTCCCTTCATAGCCGACCCCTTCACGCCTTTGGTTgcgtctcccattcttctcttaaAATAGTGTACTTGCACACTTTCCTATGATGGCTCTAGCAATTGAACCTCCCTCCACCCAATGCTAACACCAACGCAGCCTTTGTATTTTAGAGACTGTCCCTCTGCATTGCAGCTGTCAATGTTTGCAGCAATCGGTGTTTGACGTCAGGGAGCatccttgtttgtttgtgtcaagGTATTGTCTATTTATAGAAAGAGGAATGGTATGGCAGAAATTCCTGTTACTGGTTATTCAGCAGAATGTACCAAGATCACTGTGAAATTTGTAAATAGAACTACAAAAAAAGTATCAAACTTTTGAACATCGATATTGTAATATAACATCTTGGAAAGCTATATGGCTTAAGATCCTTGTTACTTAAGAGTGAATTTATATTATAGCTTTTTATCTTTAGTGATTGGTCTTTTTTTTATGTTAGTTTTTGTGTGGGTTGGGAGTGGAATGAATGAGGAAGCGTGTAGCTAAATCACGTTAGTGGGGATTTTGTCTTGTGTGCATCTTCCTTGGATAGAATGAGGATCGTTGGCTTTGGATGGGGGACATGTACGTAAGTGTTTCAGTAACAATCTTATCGATATTTTAGGGAAATATTTAGCTGATTTGATAAATCACTTGGGATTTTATTGGCACCTTGACAGCCTTGGAAAAACCATTCAAGAAATAGATTGATACAGTACAAAGATGACTAGGTTTTGATTTCGTGGCTAGATCTTACTTTCCCCAGTATCGCTGGTTTACTTTAAAGACTAACTGCATCACATCTCTTCCACTTGGCTCTCCTAAAGCTTTGATTACCTCATTGCGACTGACATTTTGGTTCTTATCATATAATGCAAGAACTGCCTAGGCTGAAGCTCACAGCTTTTAGCTGAGTTACTGCTGGCTTTTGCAACATTGCATCATATCCCCCTGGATCTTCTTCAGTGAGCGGTCTCAGTACCACTACCACTGTTCATTAGCTGTGGTCATATTAGCTACAATTCAACCCAGCTGTCATGTTGTCACACTTGGAATGGAGTAAGCTACATGTATAACAAATAATACATTTGATGTTTTATTTAAAGaagcaagtcggttaagaacaaattcttatttacaatgaaggcctacaccggccaaacccggacgacgctgggccaatcgtgcgccgccctatgggactcccaatcaggaCCAGTTGTGATACcgtctggaatggaaccagggtgtcTAGTGactcctcaagcactgagattcagtgccttagaccgctgcaccactcggggaCCCATGGATTGATTCAGTGGATTAATTCCTGTTCTGTGTGTGAAGTTGAATCCAGTGGGAGATTATTGCATATGCAGTTATGTCATGTGCTTTAACTACGGTAACACCTGGTGCTGAAAGTAGCACACGTTTCAGAGTGTAATGTAAAACTCTTGTTGCCCAAAACATCTCAGCTCGGTCCCCTGGTTGGTTCAAAGGATATCTCTGTTTTTGGTCAAATGGCAGGAATACAATCCTGTTTCTGTTTGCTTTTAGGGCAGTACGTGTAACCTAACACaatgtgattgtggaggctattCTGAAACCTGTCCCCCCCCCATCCACTTGTCTATGGAGTCATTGTAATGAAGGATTTCTCCTTTTGTCTTGACATTGGCAAGATATCTAACACAATGAATGACATCCTCCACATTGCCTTTTAAAAAAAGATCTGTGCTCTGTTTTTTTGGTTTCATTTGAAGACCTTGAGTGAAGTGAAAAGCCCAAATCGATACCCCATCGATGCCATTCCAAAAACAAGTGTGCCCTTCCTGCTCTTAATGGAATTCATTCCACCAATGTGCCTTGTCTGACTTACAAATCCATAGACAGTCTATGTAATATTTATTATTTCTGCATCTCTACTAAACTACTGATTTGTTAATCATTCATGTTGTTGCAAGGAAGTTAAATGGGGAACAATTCTGATAATTGTGACTCATTTTGTTGCAATGTCTGTGTCGTGAAACATTTCAAGCATCTTACCATTCATGAGTATGATTAATAAAGCTCAACCTATCTTCATTGTACGTGTGACATTTATTTAGACAGAAGTCCTGAATTTGAAAAGTATTTCTCTCACAACGCCTTTAACATCTTAAATCATGTTGGCAGATGAAGTTGACTTGATTTTAGGGAGGTGTGAGGTCGTCTGAGGGGGTGCCGAGtcatatttctgtctgtaataaagcccttttaggGAGGAGAAACTCATTTTGATTGGCTGTGCCTGGCTCCACagggcccctgcccagtcatgt
This Oncorhynchus clarkii lewisi isolate Uvic-CL-2024 chromosome 21, UVic_Ocla_1.0, whole genome shotgun sequence DNA region includes the following protein-coding sequences:
- the LOC139378432 gene encoding protein FAM3C-like isoform X2; this translates as MRAGGFLKLAALISVFFLAVFLAFQLLEINMDFNLGNVFGSMPVEEGPTRQERYKCGLSKPCPEGHFSFKMASGAASVVGPKICLEDNILMSGVKNNVGRGINIALVNGKTGDLIKTDYFDMWAGDVNTLITFLKTIEEGTVVMMATFDDSASKLNDESKKMIGELGSSSISTLGFRDNWIFVGGKGIKTKSPFEEHIKNNADTNKYEGWPEVLEMEGCIPQRQE
- the LOC139378432 gene encoding protein FAM3C-like isoform X1 — encoded protein: MLLCLSTGAYIVLYSLQILGTNMRAGGFLKLAALISVFFLAVFLAFQLLEINMDFNLGNVFGSMPVEEGPTRQERYKCGLSKPCPEGHFSFKMASGAASVVGPKICLEDNILMSGVKNNVGRGINIALVNGKTGDLIKTDYFDMWAGDVNTLITFLKTIEEGTVVMMATFDDSASKLNDESKKMIGELGSSSISTLGFRDNWIFVGGKGIKTKSPFEEHIKNNADTNKYEGWPEVLEMEGCIPQRQE